Proteins co-encoded in one Thamnophis elegans isolate rThaEle1 chromosome 1, rThaEle1.pri, whole genome shotgun sequence genomic window:
- the NMI gene encoding N-myc-interactor, producing MAEDKLSKKFTSEIELLKELEKWKEKLEKIEKQKTEILLSKLALDEKRKMKQKALTDLREQSNKQEMERMRIRKNQQEQLSLIHEQNNKMKKEIDVLKMNLAAKKVKRGELTCSFSLQQCLLKKKMKFVNLEDAKDKDDSINMSCCFHMATKIPFTVNRGEALIQFEEESVAQQVIRKHNHIINLENKEIALKACPVVLDTGTTFKIHVKLSQMIIHVSNIPNVDIAEEWMREKLELLFYKAKLGEIQRISYDPFLKEAIVTFCQPIALNKIIWHGQYCINVFGKTHFLNVSHLKKSIVEKAQMFSGTSRKAVLLTGINAEQKDEEDVEDMIEIHFQKPSNGGGEVDRVTYIPRGMKTAYFEIDKADFI from the exons ATGGCAGAAGATAAACTTTCCAAAAAATTTACAAGTGAGATTGAACTActaaaagaactagaaaaatggaAG GAAAAGCTTGAAAAAATTGAAAAGCAAAAGACTGAAATCCTTCTTTCAAAACTTGCCCTTgatgagaaaagaaaaatgaagcaaaaggcTCTGACAGATCTACGAGAGCAGAGTAATAAgcaagaaatggaaagaatgagGATACGGAAGAATCAGCAG GAGCAACTTTCCTTAATACATGAGCAAAATAATAAGATGAAAAAGGAAATTGATGTCCTTAAGATGAATCTGGCAGCAAAGAAAGTGAAACGTGGAGAACTTACATGCAGTTTTTCG CTTCAGCAAtgcctacttaaaaaaaaaatgaagtttgtgAATCTGGAGGATGCCAAGGATAAAGATGACAGCATAAACATGTCCTGCTGTTTTCACATGGCTACAAAAATCCCATTCACGGTGAACCGAGGAGAAGCTCTCATTCAGTTTGAGGAAGAATCTG TTGCTCAGCAGGTGATTAGAAAACATAACCATATCATCAACTTGGAAAATAAGGAGATTGCTTTGAAAGCCTGCCCTGTTGTTTTGGACACTGGAACAACATTTAAG atccatgTTAAGCTCTCTCAAATGATTATTCATGTTTCTAACATCCCAAACGTAGACATTGCCGAGGAATGGATGAGAGAGAAATTGGAGCTCCTTTTCTACAAAGCGAAACTGGGTGAAATTCAGAGGATATCATATGATCCATTCTTAAAAGAGGCCATTGTTACCTTTTGTCAGCCAATAG ctcttaataaaataatatggCATGGACAATACTGCATCAATGTGTTTGGAAAGACTCATTTTCTCAATGTTTCACACCTCAAAAAAAGCATTGTGGAAAAAGCTCAG ATGTTTTCAGGGACTTCCAGGAAAGCTGTACTATTAACAGGAATCAACGCAGAACAGAAAGATGAGGAGGATGTGGAAGACATGATTGAAATTCACTTCCAGAAACCCAGCAATGGAGGGGGTGAAGTGGATCGAGTGACCTATATTCCCAGAGGGATGAAAACTGCTTATTTTGAGATAGATAAAGCAGATTTTATATGA